GGCGGTGCGCCCGGCCATGAGAATCGCGGTGAGCAGTACGCCGAATTCCCGCAGGAAGGAAAATGCCACCAGGTCCACGGTGAAGATGCTGGCGCCGAAGTTGGCCAGCACGGTGGCGCCGAGAAAGGCCACCACCGCGCCCACCAGAAAGGTCAGCAGGGCGACGATGGGCGCCGCGTCGAGGCCGGTCTGTTCGATGTGTGCCACCACCGGGGTGATGCGCCAGCGCTTGGGGCGCAGCAGGCCGCGGGCCAGGGTTTCCAGGATCAGGCCGATGAAGCCCAGGACCTTCAGGGTGTCCTGCCAGACGGTATAGACCGCGCTGCCAATGCGCGAAAGCAATTGCACGCTGACCGAGATCTCCGGTTCCTTGACCGGTACGCAGAAGTCGTTCAACGAGGTGTAGACCGTGTGCAGCAGCGCGCGGTCGGCGGCGGACAAGGTGCAGTCGGGGTGTTCGGCGGACTGCCCCAGGCGTTCTGCCCCCAGCAGTTCCACCAGCAGCGACGCGCCGGCGGTGTCCAGGGCGCCCAGGCCGTTGAGGTCGATATGGGTGCTGCTGTCGTAGCGGCCGTCCAGGGATTGGCTGAGGCGCTTGAGGTCGCTGTAGTGCGCCAGCGTCCAGTCGCCGCCGATGCGCAATTGCGCCGGGGAGTGGGCAAGGTCCAGTTGAGCGGTGCCGGGCGTCACGCTGCTAGTCATAAGCTCCGAGCTTGTGTGGCCATTTCGCA
The DNA window shown above is from Pseudomonas protegens CHA0 and carries:
- a CDS encoding ABC transporter permease translates to MTSSVTPGTAQLDLAHSPAQLRIGGDWTLAHYSDLKRLSQSLDGRYDSSTHIDLNGLGALDTAGASLLVELLGAERLGQSAEHPDCTLSAADRALLHTVYTSLNDFCVPVKEPEISVSVQLLSRIGSAVYTVWQDTLKVLGFIGLILETLARGLLRPKRWRITPVVAHIEQTGLDAAPIVALLTFLVGAVVAFLGATVLANFGASIFTVDLVAFSFLREFGVLLTAILMAGRTASAFTAQIGSMKANEEIDAIRTLGLDPVELLVLPRVLALLVSLPMLTFLAMLSGIVGGAVVCALSLDISPAMFLSLLHSDIGVKHFLLGLVKAPIFAFLIAAIGCLEGFKVSGSAESVGAHTTSSVVQSIFVVIVIDAVAALFFMEMGW